One Azoarcus sp. DN11 DNA segment encodes these proteins:
- the tpx gene encoding thiol peroxidase has product MSTVTLGGNPIEVAGKFPHKGDTVPPLSLVGADLKDVTLADYGRKRKVLNIVPSLDTPTCATSTRKFNAEASKLADTVVLVISADLPFAAKRFCVAEGLENVITLSTMRGRSFMKDYGVEIASGPLAGVAARAVVVLDADNRVLHSQLVGEIKDEPDYAAALAALK; this is encoded by the coding sequence ATGAGCACCGTGACCCTGGGTGGCAACCCGATCGAAGTCGCCGGCAAGTTCCCGCACAAGGGCGACACCGTCCCGCCGCTGTCGCTGGTCGGCGCGGACCTGAAGGACGTGACGCTCGCCGACTACGGCCGCAAGCGCAAGGTCCTCAACATCGTTCCCAGCCTCGACACCCCGACCTGCGCGACCTCGACGCGCAAGTTCAACGCCGAGGCGTCCAAGCTCGCCGACACCGTCGTGCTGGTCATCTCCGCCGACCTGCCCTTCGCCGCCAAGCGCTTCTGCGTCGCCGAAGGGCTGGAGAACGTCATCACGCTGTCGACGATGCGCGGGCGCAGCTTCATGAAGGACTACGGCGTCGAGATCGCCTCCGGCCCGCTCGCCGGCGTCGCTGCGCGTGCCGTCGTCGTGCTGGACGCCGACAACCGCGTGCTGCATTCGCAGCTCGTGGGCGAGATCAAGGATGAACCCGACTACGCGGCGGCGCTCGCGGCGCTGAAGTAA
- a CDS encoding HD domain-containing phosphohydrolase — protein sequence MLIASRKRDDATHQHSLNVMILTMILAKGLNLKREVFEAAGMGALLHDIGARRINPIVLRTKERSRPEESLYRMHGEYGLQIVGKHVPAPVCAIIREHHEAMDGSGFPAGRKGPDINPLARMVAIANRYDNLCNPHSLVEALTPAEALSQMYAREAAHFDPFMLSVFIKELGIYPPGSFVRLSTGSIAIVVAVTPGNTLRPTVLVYEPGVPRRDALVLSLADAREVAIDTVLKPRALPREVVDYLNPRMNLAYFAQRARR from the coding sequence ATGCTCATCGCGTCGCGCAAGCGCGACGACGCCACGCACCAGCATTCGCTCAACGTGATGATCCTGACGATGATCCTCGCGAAGGGGCTGAACCTCAAGCGCGAGGTGTTCGAGGCGGCCGGCATGGGCGCGCTGCTGCACGACATCGGCGCCCGGCGCATCAATCCCATCGTGCTGCGCACGAAGGAGCGCAGCCGTCCCGAGGAATCCCTCTACCGCATGCACGGCGAGTACGGGCTGCAGATCGTCGGCAAGCACGTCCCGGCCCCGGTGTGCGCGATCATCCGCGAACACCACGAAGCCATGGACGGCAGCGGTTTCCCGGCCGGGCGCAAGGGCCCGGACATCAACCCGCTGGCGCGCATGGTCGCAATCGCAAACCGCTACGACAACCTGTGCAATCCGCACTCGCTCGTCGAGGCGCTGACACCCGCGGAAGCGCTGTCGCAGATGTATGCGCGCGAGGCCGCGCATTTCGATCCCTTCATGCTGTCGGTGTTCATCAAGGAGCTCGGCATCTATCCGCCCGGCTCCTTCGTGCGCCTGTCGACCGGCTCGATCGCGATCGTCGTCGCCGTTACGCCGGGCAACACGCTGCGGCCGACCGTGCTCGTGTATGAACCGGGCGTGCCGCGGCGCGACGCGCTGGTGCTGAGCCTCGCCGACGCGCGCGAGGTCGCGATCGACACCGTGCTCAAGCCGCGCGCACTGCCGCGCGAAGTCGTCGATTACCTCAACCCGCGCATGAACCTCGCGTACTTCGCGCAGCGCGCGCGCCGCTGA
- a CDS encoding transporter substrate-binding domain-containing protein, translated as MRKSLTAIALCCAVAGLAAPAHAQLTGTLQKIKDSGAITVGHRESSVPFSYLDANQKPIGYAMDLCAKVVDAIKAELKMPNLKVNYQAVTSQNRIPLMQNGTIDLECGSTTNSIARQQQVGFSVAYFVTSVRLAVRKDSGIKDIGDLNGKPVVTTTGTTSDQLIKMNERGRSINARNIYGKDHADSFLMVESGRAAAFVMDDILLAGLIASSKSPASFEIVGPSLRDEPYAVMMRKDDAPFKALVDKTLIGLMKSGEAEKLYTKWFMSPIPPRNVNLNFPMSAAVKAAFQHPTDKGVE; from the coding sequence ATGCGCAAGTCCCTCACCGCTATTGCCCTGTGTTGCGCCGTCGCCGGCCTCGCCGCGCCCGCGCACGCCCAGCTCACCGGCACGCTGCAGAAGATCAAGGATTCCGGCGCGATCACGGTCGGCCATCGCGAATCCTCGGTGCCCTTCTCCTACCTCGACGCCAACCAGAAGCCGATCGGTTATGCGATGGACCTGTGCGCGAAGGTCGTCGACGCGATCAAGGCGGAGCTGAAGATGCCCAACCTGAAGGTCAATTACCAGGCCGTGACCTCGCAGAACCGCATCCCGCTGATGCAGAACGGCACGATCGACCTCGAATGCGGTTCGACCACCAACAGCATCGCGCGCCAGCAGCAGGTCGGCTTTTCCGTCGCCTACTTCGTCACCAGCGTGCGCCTGGCGGTGCGCAAGGACTCCGGCATCAAGGACATCGGCGACCTCAACGGCAAACCCGTCGTCACGACCACCGGCACGACCTCCGACCAGCTCATCAAGATGAACGAGCGGGGCAGGTCGATCAATGCGAGGAACATCTACGGCAAGGACCACGCCGATTCCTTCCTGATGGTCGAGAGCGGCCGCGCCGCCGCCTTCGTGATGGACGACATCCTGCTCGCGGGCCTGATCGCCAGCTCCAAGAGCCCGGCCAGCTTCGAGATCGTCGGACCCTCGCTGCGCGACGAGCCCTACGCGGTGATGATGCGCAAGGACGACGCGCCGTTCAAGGCGCTGGTCGACAAGACCCTCATCGGCCTGATGAAGTCCGGCGAGGCCGAGAAGCTCTACACCAAGTGGTTCATGAGCCCGATTCCGCCGCGCAACGTGAACCTCAACTTCCCGATGAGCGCGGCAGTCAAGGCGGCGTTCCAGCATCCGACCGACAAGGGCGTCGAGTAA
- a CDS encoding formate dehydrogenase subunit gamma, with protein MSTTLRQRSGVALLLALVSWLFLLGSGAAMAQADPAAAQVERQQTQPLNNAPVWREVRSGESHFTTVRGPETGVLIQTEGQVWRQWRNGPITFYGGILLLVVPTAIGLFFAMKGALKLHGAPTGRRLQRFSTFERVVHWGTAATFVILGLTGVCILFGKHFIAPVFGTAVLGGLLTAGKAVHNYVGPLFGVFTLLMIVAFLRDNVWQAIDSVWIRKAGGIASGEHVPSGRFNFGEKTWFWIGVTFLGLIVAGSGLVMDFPNFGQTRADMQLANVIHGVGAILLIALSLGHIYMGTIGVEGAYQSMRTGYVDETWAKEHHEAWYEEVKAGRSGHP; from the coding sequence ATGAGCACAACCCTCAGGCAACGCAGCGGCGTCGCGCTGCTGCTGGCGCTGGTGTCGTGGCTGTTCCTGCTGGGCAGCGGGGCGGCGATGGCGCAAGCCGACCCGGCCGCGGCGCAGGTCGAACGCCAGCAGACGCAGCCGCTCAACAACGCCCCGGTATGGCGCGAGGTGCGCTCGGGCGAGTCCCACTTCACGACCGTGCGCGGTCCCGAGACCGGCGTGCTGATCCAGACCGAAGGCCAGGTGTGGCGGCAGTGGCGCAACGGCCCGATCACGTTCTACGGCGGCATCCTGCTGCTGGTCGTGCCGACGGCGATCGGACTGTTCTTCGCGATGAAGGGCGCCCTGAAGCTGCACGGCGCGCCGACCGGACGCCGGCTGCAGCGCTTCAGCACCTTCGAGCGCGTCGTGCATTGGGGCACCGCGGCCACCTTCGTCATCCTGGGCCTCACCGGCGTGTGCATCCTGTTCGGCAAGCACTTCATCGCCCCGGTGTTCGGCACCGCGGTGCTGGGCGGGCTGCTGACGGCGGGCAAGGCCGTGCACAACTACGTCGGCCCGCTGTTCGGCGTGTTCACGCTGCTGATGATCGTCGCCTTCCTGCGCGACAACGTGTGGCAGGCGATCGACAGCGTATGGATCCGCAAGGCCGGCGGCATCGCCAGCGGCGAGCACGTGCCCTCGGGGCGCTTCAACTTCGGCGAGAAGACCTGGTTCTGGATCGGCGTGACCTTCCTCGGCCTGATCGTCGCCGGTTCCGGCCTCGTCATGGACTTCCCCAACTTCGGCCAGACGCGCGCCGACATGCAGCTTGCCAACGTCATCCACGGCGTCGGCGCGATCCTGCTGATCGCCCTGTCGCTGGGCCATATCTACATGGGCACGATCGGCGTCGAAGGCGCGTACCAGTCGATGAGGACCGGCTACGTGGACGAGACCTGGGCGAAGGAGCACCACGAAGCGTGGTACGAGGAGGTGAAGGCCGGCCGCTCGGGCCATCCGTGA
- the fdh3B gene encoding formate dehydrogenase FDH3 subunit beta encodes MARMKFLCDAERCIECNGCVTACKNEHEVPWGVNRRRVVTINDGVPGERSMSVACMHCSDAPCVAVCPTNVIYQTEEGIVLHDKDGCIGCGYCFYACPFGAPQFPNGPAAFGARGKMDKCTFCAGGPEENGSQVEFEKYGRNRIAEGKLPLCAEMCSTKALLAGDAAEISEIFRDRVLRRGKGVEAWGWMTAYGKEEAKK; translated from the coding sequence ATGGCACGCATGAAATTCCTGTGTGACGCCGAGCGCTGCATCGAGTGCAACGGCTGCGTCACCGCCTGCAAGAACGAGCACGAAGTGCCGTGGGGCGTGAACCGCCGGCGCGTCGTCACGATCAACGACGGGGTGCCGGGCGAGCGCTCGATGTCGGTCGCCTGCATGCACTGCTCGGACGCGCCATGCGTCGCGGTGTGCCCGACCAACGTCATCTACCAGACCGAGGAAGGCATCGTCCTGCACGACAAGGACGGCTGCATCGGCTGCGGCTACTGCTTCTACGCCTGTCCGTTCGGCGCGCCGCAGTTCCCCAACGGTCCGGCGGCCTTCGGTGCGCGCGGCAAGATGGACAAATGCACCTTCTGCGCCGGCGGCCCGGAGGAAAACGGCTCGCAGGTGGAGTTCGAGAAGTACGGCCGCAACCGCATCGCCGAAGGCAAGCTGCCGCTGTGCGCCGAGATGTGCTCGACCAAGGCGCTGCTCGCGGGCGATGCGGCCGAAATCTCGGAGATCTTCCGCGACCGCGTGCTGCGCCGCGGCAAGGGCGTCGAGGCCTGGGGCTGGATGACCGCTTACGGCAAGGAGGAGGCGAAAAAATGA
- a CDS encoding DUF3391 domain-containing protein, translating to MPDLLPKVGLEQLQVGMFVSLDVPWLDHPFLVNSFRISSARQLATLRELGLRKIAYDPTRSAAEPLPPGGETPSVPPSLPEPGEREHIEAKRTRAARMAEQRDLIRSCEKAYANCVDSTRDLLADVLHYPADATAQAGAMVGELASTSSRMPAPP from the coding sequence ATGCCGGATTTACTGCCGAAAGTCGGCCTCGAACAGCTCCAGGTGGGCATGTTCGTGTCGCTCGACGTGCCCTGGCTGGACCATCCCTTCCTGGTCAATTCCTTCCGCATCAGCAGTGCGAGGCAGCTCGCCACGCTGCGCGAGCTGGGGCTGCGCAAGATCGCCTACGACCCGACACGCTCGGCCGCCGAGCCCTTGCCGCCGGGCGGCGAAACCCCGTCCGTGCCGCCGTCCCTGCCCGAACCCGGGGAGCGGGAGCACATCGAGGCCAAGCGGACCCGCGCCGCGCGCATGGCCGAACAGCGCGACCTCATCCGCAGCTGCGAAAAGGCCTATGCGAACTGCGTGGATTCGACGCGCGACCTGCTCGCCGACGTGCTGCACTATCCGGCCGACGCGACCGCGCAGGCCGGGGCGATGGTGGGCGAGCTCGCGTCCACTTCCTCGAGGATGCCGGCGCCACCGTGA
- a CDS encoding aminotransferase class V-fold PLP-dependent enzyme, with amino-acid sequence MPSLLPHPDPEGLLEYSVVYTDRALNHMSQRFQGVMRDISRVLKKVYGAHTAIVVPGSGTFGMEAVARQFATGKKCLVIRNGWFSYRWTQIFDMGGIPSQCTVLKARPVAPGPQAAFAPAPIAEVVAAIREHRPELVFAPHVETASGMMLPDDYLRAVADAVHAVGGLFVLDCIASGTIWVDMAASGVDILISAPQKGWSAPPCCALVMLGERARERLETTGSTSFACDLKKWLHIMEAYEKGGHAYHATMPTDALTALRDVMLETEAYGFDKVQAEQQELGRRVRALLAARGFRSVAAAGFEAPGVVVCYTDDAEIQSGKKFTAQGLQIAAGVPLQCGEPADFRTFRIGLFGLDKLHAVERSVKALEKALDAIAPA; translated from the coding sequence ATGCCCAGCCTGCTGCCCCACCCCGATCCCGAAGGTCTGCTCGAATACTCCGTCGTCTATACCGACCGCGCGCTCAACCACATGTCGCAGCGCTTCCAGGGCGTCATGCGCGACATCTCGCGCGTGCTGAAGAAGGTGTATGGCGCGCACACGGCGATCGTCGTGCCCGGCAGCGGCACCTTCGGCATGGAGGCGGTCGCGCGCCAGTTCGCGACCGGGAAGAAGTGCCTGGTGATCCGCAACGGCTGGTTCAGCTACCGCTGGACGCAGATCTTCGACATGGGCGGCATCCCGTCGCAATGCACGGTGTTGAAGGCACGTCCGGTCGCACCCGGCCCGCAGGCGGCCTTCGCGCCGGCACCGATCGCCGAGGTCGTCGCGGCGATCCGCGAGCACCGGCCCGAGCTGGTGTTCGCGCCGCACGTCGAGACGGCCTCCGGCATGATGCTGCCCGACGACTACCTGCGCGCGGTCGCCGACGCCGTGCACGCGGTCGGCGGCCTGTTCGTGCTCGACTGCATCGCCTCCGGCACGATCTGGGTGGATATGGCGGCAAGCGGCGTCGACATCCTCATCAGCGCGCCGCAGAAGGGCTGGAGCGCACCGCCGTGCTGCGCGCTGGTGATGCTCGGCGAACGCGCGCGCGAGCGCCTCGAGACCACCGGCAGCACCAGCTTCGCATGCGACCTGAAGAAATGGCTGCACATCATGGAAGCGTACGAGAAGGGCGGCCATGCCTACCACGCGACGATGCCGACCGACGCGCTGACCGCGCTGCGCGACGTGATGCTGGAGACCGAGGCCTACGGCTTCGACAAGGTGCAGGCGGAACAGCAGGAGCTGGGCCGGCGCGTGCGCGCACTGCTCGCCGCGCGCGGCTTCCGCAGCGTCGCGGCAGCAGGCTTCGAGGCGCCGGGCGTGGTCGTGTGCTACACGGACGATGCGGAGATCCAGTCGGGGAAGAAATTCACCGCGCAGGGCCTGCAGATCGCCGCCGGCGTGCCGCTGCAGTGCGGCGAGCCGGCGGATTTCCGCACCTTCCGCATCGGGCTCTTCGGCCTCGACAAGCTGCACGCGGTCGAGCGCAGCGTCAAGGCGCTGGAAAAGGCGCTCGACGCGATCGCCCCCGCGTGA
- a CDS encoding amino acid ABC transporter permease, translating to MNYHWDWMFFFRETDDGLKYYDWIMSGLGWTTAVSLASLAVALLLGSVLGVMRTTPRRWLVGLGDAYVDAFRNVPLIVQLFMWFFVVPELVPEKFGIWLKQDLPYVVTAVVGLGLYTAARIAEQVKAGINALSRGQRNAGLALGFTEWQTYRYVRLPMAYRIVLPALTSEAMNIFKNSAVTYAVGILELYFQYKQIIEKTSQVLEITIVVTLCYFVLAFVMNRLLAFIEARTRVPGLIVGTKGDK from the coding sequence ATGAACTACCATTGGGACTGGATGTTCTTCTTCCGGGAGACCGACGACGGTCTCAAGTATTACGACTGGATCATGTCCGGCCTCGGCTGGACCACCGCCGTGTCGCTCGCCTCGCTGGCGGTCGCGCTGCTCCTCGGCTCGGTCCTGGGCGTCATGCGCACGACGCCCCGGCGCTGGCTCGTCGGCCTCGGCGACGCCTACGTCGATGCCTTCCGCAACGTCCCGCTGATCGTCCAGCTCTTCATGTGGTTCTTCGTCGTGCCCGAGCTGGTGCCGGAAAAGTTCGGCATCTGGCTGAAGCAGGACCTGCCCTACGTCGTCACCGCGGTCGTCGGCCTGGGCCTCTACACCGCTGCGCGCATCGCCGAACAGGTCAAGGCGGGCATCAACGCGCTGTCGCGCGGCCAGCGCAACGCCGGCCTCGCGCTCGGCTTCACCGAGTGGCAGACCTATCGCTACGTGCGCCTGCCGATGGCCTACCGCATCGTGCTGCCGGCGCTCACGTCGGAGGCGATGAACATCTTCAAGAACTCCGCCGTCACCTACGCGGTGGGCATCCTCGAGCTCTATTTCCAGTACAAGCAGATCATCGAGAAGACCTCGCAGGTGCTGGAGATCACCATCGTCGTGACCCTGTGCTACTTCGTGCTGGCCTTCGTCATGAACCGGCTGCTTGCCTTCATCGAGGCGCGCACGCGCGTGCCGGGCCTGATCGTCGGCACCAAGGGCGACAAGTGA
- a CDS encoding formate dehydrogenase subunit alpha: protein MLTRKSTQATGAARQLRSSAARHFGQTMDRRTFLKRSGLGVGVGALAAQLPYNLIGSADAAAPAAAGAAGDTSVRRTVCTHCSVGCAIDAVVKNGVWVRQEPVFDSPINLGAHCAKGASVREHGHGEHRLKYPMKLVDGKYQKITWDQAIQEVGDRLLKIREESGPDAVYWIGSSKHSNEQSYLLRKFVSFFGTNNMDHQARICHSTTVAGVANTWGYGAMTNSYNDMQNAKAMLFIGSNAAEAHPVSLLHILHAKENGSKMVVVDPRFTRTAAKADYYVRIRSGTDIAFIWGLLYHIYQNGWEDKEYIRQRVFGMDKAHEEFMKWTPDRVQEVTGVPEEQVKKVAETLAKNRPSTVVWCMGQTQHTVGNANVRAMCILQLALGNVGVSGGGTNIFRGHDNVQGATDVGPNPDSLPGYYGLAPGSWKHWCRVWGVDYEWVKSRYRSEDLMTKSGITVSRWIDGVLENPELIDQPNGNLRAVVYWGHAPNSQTRGAEMVEAMKKLDTLVVIDPYPSATAAMAAMVRKDGVYLLPACTQFETSGSATASNRSLQWREKVIEPLFESKPDQTIMYAFAKKFGYADELVKNIKLVKDKQGWDEPETEDILREINRGTWTIGYSGQSPERLKLHMRNMATFDVKTLKANGGPCDGEYFGLPWPCYGTPELKHPGTPNLYDTSKHVMDGGGNFRANFGVERDGVSLLAGDGSASKGSELQMGYPEFDDVLLKKLGWWDELTDAEKAAAEGKNWKTDLSGGIIRVTMKNHGVHPYGNARARALVWNFPDPIPLHREPIYSPRPDLVAKYPTHDDKMKFWRLPTLYKSLQEKVKDISKEYPLIMTSGRLVEYEGGGEETRSNPWLAELQQEMFAEVNPKDANDAGFRDGDYIWVESPTKAKLKVRAQVTQRVAPGTVFLPFHFSGWWHGKDMLEFYPEGAAPIVRGEAVNTATTYGYDSVTMMQETKTTLCRVSKA, encoded by the coding sequence ATGCTTACGAGGAAATCCACCCAGGCGACGGGCGCGGCCCGTCAGCTGCGCAGCTCGGCCGCGCGGCATTTCGGCCAGACCATGGACCGGCGCACCTTCCTGAAGCGCTCGGGTTTAGGCGTCGGCGTCGGCGCGCTCGCCGCGCAACTGCCCTATAACCTGATCGGCAGCGCCGATGCGGCCGCCCCCGCAGCGGCCGGCGCGGCAGGCGACACGAGCGTGCGCCGCACCGTGTGCACGCACTGTTCGGTCGGCTGCGCGATCGACGCAGTCGTCAAGAACGGCGTGTGGGTGCGCCAGGAGCCGGTGTTCGACTCGCCGATCAACCTCGGCGCGCACTGTGCCAAGGGCGCATCGGTGCGTGAGCACGGCCACGGCGAGCATCGCCTCAAGTACCCGATGAAGCTCGTCGACGGCAAGTACCAGAAGATCACCTGGGACCAGGCGATCCAGGAAGTCGGCGACCGCCTGCTGAAGATCCGCGAGGAATCCGGCCCCGACGCCGTGTACTGGATCGGCTCGTCGAAGCACAGCAACGAGCAGTCCTACCTGCTGCGCAAGTTCGTGTCCTTCTTCGGCACGAACAACATGGACCACCAGGCGCGCATCTGCCACTCGACCACCGTCGCCGGCGTCGCCAACACCTGGGGCTACGGCGCGATGACGAACTCCTACAACGACATGCAGAACGCGAAGGCGATGCTGTTCATCGGCTCCAACGCGGCCGAGGCGCACCCGGTGTCGCTGCTGCACATCCTGCATGCGAAGGAGAACGGGTCGAAGATGGTCGTCGTCGACCCGCGCTTCACGCGCACCGCGGCGAAGGCCGACTACTACGTGCGCATCCGCTCGGGCACCGACATCGCCTTCATCTGGGGCCTGCTGTACCACATCTACCAGAACGGCTGGGAGGACAAGGAATACATCCGCCAGCGCGTGTTCGGCATGGACAAGGCGCACGAGGAGTTCATGAAGTGGACGCCGGACCGCGTGCAGGAAGTCACCGGCGTGCCCGAGGAACAGGTGAAGAAGGTCGCCGAGACGCTGGCGAAGAACCGGCCGTCGACGGTCGTGTGGTGCATGGGCCAGACCCAGCACACCGTCGGCAACGCCAACGTGCGCGCGATGTGCATCCTGCAGCTCGCGCTCGGCAACGTCGGCGTTTCGGGCGGCGGCACGAACATCTTCCGCGGCCACGACAACGTGCAGGGCGCGACCGACGTCGGCCCCAACCCGGACTCGCTGCCCGGCTACTACGGCCTCGCGCCCGGCTCGTGGAAGCACTGGTGCAGGGTGTGGGGCGTCGACTACGAGTGGGTGAAGTCGCGCTACAGGTCCGAGGACCTGATGACCAAGTCCGGCATCACCGTGTCGCGCTGGATCGACGGCGTGCTCGAGAACCCGGAGCTCATCGACCAGCCCAACGGCAACCTGCGCGCGGTCGTGTACTGGGGGCACGCGCCGAACTCGCAGACGCGCGGCGCCGAGATGGTCGAGGCGATGAAGAAGCTCGACACCCTGGTCGTCATCGACCCCTATCCGTCGGCCACCGCCGCGATGGCGGCGATGGTGCGGAAGGACGGCGTGTACCTGCTGCCCGCGTGCACGCAGTTCGAGACCTCCGGCTCGGCCACCGCGTCGAACCGCTCGCTGCAATGGCGCGAGAAGGTGATCGAGCCGCTGTTCGAATCCAAGCCCGACCAGACGATCATGTATGCCTTCGCGAAGAAGTTCGGCTACGCCGACGAGCTCGTGAAGAACATCAAGCTCGTGAAGGACAAGCAGGGCTGGGACGAGCCCGAAACCGAGGACATCCTGCGCGAGATCAACCGCGGCACCTGGACGATCGGCTACAGCGGCCAGTCGCCCGAGCGGCTCAAGCTGCACATGCGGAACATGGCCACCTTCGACGTGAAGACGCTGAAGGCCAACGGCGGCCCGTGCGACGGCGAGTATTTCGGCCTGCCCTGGCCGTGCTACGGCACGCCCGAGCTCAAGCACCCCGGCACGCCCAACCTGTACGACACCTCGAAGCACGTGATGGACGGCGGCGGCAACTTCCGCGCCAACTTCGGCGTCGAGCGCGACGGCGTGTCGCTGCTCGCCGGGGACGGTTCCGCGTCGAAGGGGTCCGAGCTGCAGATGGGCTACCCCGAGTTCGACGACGTGCTGCTGAAGAAGCTCGGCTGGTGGGATGAGCTCACCGACGCCGAGAAGGCCGCCGCCGAAGGCAAGAACTGGAAGACCGACCTGTCGGGCGGGATCATCCGCGTGACGATGAAGAACCACGGCGTGCACCCCTACGGCAACGCGCGCGCGCGCGCGCTGGTGTGGAACTTCCCCGACCCGATCCCGCTGCACCGCGAGCCGATCTACTCGCCGCGCCCGGACCTCGTCGCGAAGTACCCGACGCACGACGACAAGATGAAGTTCTGGCGCCTGCCGACGCTGTACAAGTCGCTGCAGGAGAAGGTCAAGGACATCTCCAAGGAGTACCCGCTGATCATGACCTCGGGGCGCCTCGTCGAATACGAGGGCGGCGGCGAGGAGACGCGCTCCAACCCGTGGCTCGCCGAGTTGCAGCAGGAGATGTTCGCCGAGGTCAATCCGAAGGACGCCAACGACGCCGGCTTCCGCGACGGCGACTACATCTGGGTCGAATCGCCGACCAAGGCGAAGCTCAAGGTGCGCGCCCAGGTCACGCAGCGCGTGGCGCCGGGCACGGTGTTCCTGCCCTTCCACTTCTCCGGCTGGTGGCACGGCAAGGACATGCTCGAGTTCTACCCCGAAGGCGCGGCGCCGATCGTCCGCGGCGAGGCGGTCAACACCGCGACGACCTATGGCTACGACTCGGTGACGATGATGCAGGAAACCAAGACCACCCTGTGCCGGGTTTCGAAGGCCTGA
- a CDS encoding WD40 repeat domain-containing protein: MRLWDVAFTHGGAISDIAFSPDGSRLATASRDAVAKIWDRAGGKVLQQLTGYTGTVFRVAWSPDGKHLATASVDGTAALWDATGAQAPRLLRGHAGRVQSVAFSADGRLVVTAGHDGMAGIWDAASGVRRLWLRTGTAPLNRALFSRDGQHVLTAGADGGLAEWNAANGKLQRRLQERGDEIDDIALSPDGALLAAAGADRRARLWDLASGKALRELAGHTGAIGALAFSPDGRLLATASRDRSARVWDVASGTERFTLPPQDAAVNAVAFSPDGSTLATGGGDKRVHFLPLDPAQLAAALRERVTHGFTAEECEKYLHQRPCPP, encoded by the coding sequence GTGAGGCTGTGGGACGTCGCCTTCACCCACGGCGGCGCGATCTCCGATATCGCCTTCAGCCCCGACGGCAGCCGGCTCGCGACGGCTTCGCGCGACGCCGTCGCGAAAATCTGGGACCGCGCCGGCGGCAAGGTGCTGCAGCAGCTGACGGGATACACGGGCACGGTGTTCCGCGTCGCGTGGAGCCCGGACGGCAAGCACCTCGCGACGGCGAGCGTCGACGGCACGGCGGCGCTGTGGGACGCCACCGGCGCCCAGGCGCCGCGCCTGCTGCGCGGACATGCGGGACGCGTGCAAAGCGTGGCCTTCAGCGCCGACGGGCGCCTCGTCGTCACCGCCGGGCACGACGGCATGGCCGGCATCTGGGATGCGGCGAGCGGAGTGCGGCGCCTGTGGCTGCGCACCGGCACGGCGCCGCTGAACCGCGCCCTCTTCAGCCGCGACGGGCAGCACGTGCTCACGGCCGGCGCCGACGGCGGGCTCGCGGAGTGGAACGCCGCGAACGGCAAGTTGCAGCGCCGCCTGCAGGAACGCGGCGACGAGATCGACGACATCGCGCTGAGCCCGGACGGCGCCCTGCTCGCGGCGGCCGGCGCGGACCGGCGCGCGCGCCTGTGGGATCTCGCCAGCGGCAAGGCCCTGCGCGAACTCGCCGGCCACACCGGCGCCATCGGCGCGCTCGCCTTCAGCCCCGACGGCCGCCTGCTCGCAACCGCCAGCCGCGACCGCAGCGCGCGCGTGTGGGACGTCGCGAGCGGCACGGAGCGCTTCACGCTGCCGCCGCAGGACGCCGCGGTGAATGCGGTCGCGTTCTCCCCCGACGGAAGCACGCTCGCGACCGGCGGCGGCGACAAGCGGGTGCATTTCCTTCCGCTCGACCCGGCACAGCTCGCGGCGGCGCTGCGCGAGCGCGTCACACACGGCTTCACCGCCGAGGAATGCGAGAAGTACCTGCACCAACGCCCCTGCCCGCCCTGA